Below is a window of Solanum stenotomum isolate F172 chromosome 7, ASM1918654v1, whole genome shotgun sequence DNA.
GTTGATTCATGTTTGCAGGGCACAAATTGTGGGGTGGCCACCAGTGAGATCTAACAGGAAAAACATAATCCAACCAAAGAAAACAGAATCTGAATCTGGAATGTATGTCAAAGTTAGCATGGATGGTGCCCCTTATCTAAGAAAAATTGATCTGAAAATGTATAAATGTTATCAAGAACTACTAAAAGCCTTAGAAAACATGTTCAAACTCACCATAGGTGAATACTCAGAAAGAGAAGGCTataaaggatctgaatttgccCCTGCTTATGAAGACAAAGATGGTGATTTGATGCTTGTTGGTGATGTTCCTTGGGAGTAAGTTCTTGAAATCTTAAATGTATATTCCATGTATATCATGTATATTTCATGTATatcatgtatataatttatgtatatcgGCTAGAAAAACTCGTATTTTTGTGTAATTCTAATGGAGTTTTTGAATTCTATTTTTTGCAGAATGTTTATGTCTTCTTGTAAGAGGCTGAGAATAATGAAAGGATCAGAAGCAAGAGGCTTGGGATGTGGAGTTTaacttataaattataaaaattccCAAATAGAAcattatgatgatgatgaagtttttcttttttctctttttacaGTAAAAAGAGTCTTTTTTTCACCTTAGGTTCTTGATTAAAATGAACCTATAAATATTGTAATCAAAACAGTTTTTTCTCTGGACAGAAAAAACCTTAGTAGTTACagttttattaaattttgttgtttttattttggaGTCAATatgattaatataaatatatgtatagcAGGAAAAACAAACCATGGGTGGTTTAAAGATCCTGCAGgtgttattttcttgttttttgttttggaaTAACCTCATCAAACATACAATATTactatatatgtttatttatttttttgttgctaAGAAAGCAATTGTACAAATTCACAGTAAATACTGCTTTTGGTTTACTCAAATGTGTTgcaaaattgttattttttaaatttgttttatattttaaacaGAATTATTGTTTTGCAATGATGATAAGAagtcaattttgattttgttgccTCAGAAATCATAATAGAGCAAGAATGATGACTTCAGCAAATTGAGTGTTTTATTACCAAGAATTGAGAAATACTTAATTGTTTAACttgttttatattaaatatatataagacaAAATAATCAATACACCAAAGTTGAATAGAGGAATATAATAcccttcctttccttttctctcCTCTCCTTTCTACAATAATTTGAATTAGATTCACTAAAGAGACTAATAACAAATTTTACATAGAAAAAAATGTTGATTTCCATTGCTCGAACCCGAGCTCTATTTCATACTTACAACAAGAAATAAGAGGATATGGAGTATCCTTCTTTATAATATTCTAAATTCGTGTCAAGGTTCACTAAATAGATAAGTAAcaaattttctataaaaaaactCATTATTCTGATTTATTTAATAACTAATTCCTACATAATTTTAATCAACTATCAAACGATTTCTAAAAGAGAATATGGagaatattttgaatttgtcCGAACCAATTCACTAAGAGGTAGGTTTCATCTCCATTGTTCTAAGCCTGACCTCCATTTCTTACCTACAACAAGAAATAAGAGGATATGAAGTAtcctttttattatattgtgAATTCGTTCCAGACACATTTGTTTAAGAGATGAGGTTCATCCCATTGTTCAAATCATGACCTCCATATTTCATACCTACAACAAGAAATAAGAGggaataatacatttatatttacCTGTTATCCATCGACTATGCCTTTCGGCATGATCTTAGACCCTGACTTAGCACCTATGGATGAACCTTGNggggggggggggggggggggggggggggggtcctTCCTACAATATTCTAAAATTCGTCGAACATATTCATTAAAGAGATAAATTTTATCCTCATTGTTCGACATGACCTCCATTTCAtagctacaacaacaaataagaGGACATATAGAATCCTCTCTTTAATATTCTGAGTTCATTTTGGACATATTCATTTATGATAAGTTTCATCTCCATTGTTCGAATCGTGACCTCCATTTCatacctacaaaaaaaaatgtaagtgTACGGTGAATCTTTCCTATAATATTCTAAATTTGTTTTGAATAGATTTACTAAAGAGATAAAGTCAATCTCTATTGTTCGGACCATGACCTCTAATTCATACCTACAACAATAGGAGGATATGAAAATCCTTCCTACAATATTCTAAATTCGTCTCGAATAAATTTACTAAAGAAATAAGTTTCATCCTTATTGTTCGAACCATGACCTTCATTTTATCAATTGTGTTTACTTTCATTCTTGTATCCAAAGGTGAACTTATATGAACCCAATAACATTATGTGAACCTCAAACCAAAAGAAGACAatcttaaattcaaataaaaactGTAAATAGTTAATTGCTACAAATTTCATCAAATAAATTCCACTAGATTTTATATGCTCATCGAGATAAGTAGGAATCTATTTGTATATAGTATATACTATGGataaaaagggagaaaaagtaGCAAACTTTTCCTTTGGAATCTTTCATACACATTTGTGTGGTACACAACAAAGtaccttttttaatttattacttaaagtttttcaaaaactttACCAAAATGAATTTGACAAAATAGAGTTGGGGTTTCGAAAATGAAACCAAAATGTTCAAGATTTTTTGGTTCTCTTGATGTTCGATGTTAGCTTTGAGGTTcgataaattcaaattcactcaaaaaaaatctcattttagAGGTAAAAAACGTTTCCTTTTAATTACAGTTTCATTCTCAAATCTCGAACTCCAAAAGTTGAGTCttttaattgaaaatgaaaatatatttatcaccCTACACAGGGGCGGACCTACGTTGTAGGTTtcgggtgctcgagcacccacgATCTCAACGCGTAATGCGTAAAGTtagatagaattttttttaaaactagtATATTAAATAGTTGAGCACCCAGAAATAATAAGGTGTCTTAGCTGCTTTGGTTTGGAAGCTGAATATCCAGCGCTCAGCACGCGGGAGTTTGGGCGTTTGAATCTCGGTTGAAGCATTAacttttttcagttttgttactAACGTCTTTCATATATTACTAgacattttctcttcttttttccgCTTAACATTTcaatcttaaattttttgtttagtttattttttcacttttttaattTCCTATATCTCATTTATTACAACAAAaaaacttaagcttttagaaCTTCAGAGCGTAAATATTTGTAATTGTTAATTTGCGATATGatacaattattcaatatcTTCAGAATATGAAAGGTCGCCGAGAATCGTACTACTAGAAGgttctttttctaaaaaaaaataaaaataaaaaataaaaaaataaaataatatatatatatattaatcgtAGTTCACTCGGTAACTTATGACTAGAagtcttatttttaataataagacTTTCATTTTcactttaattaaaataattatacatttatattAAGAAGTGAGCACCCATGATCTtaaaatcctggatccgccacttaCCCTACAACTATGTTTAGCAAAACAGTTCAAACTTCAAACAACATCATTCTCAAGTCTCGAACTTTAGAAATTGAAACTTCtaataaatgatgaattaaTACTTACCATCCTACTACAACATTTAACAAATACAGTTCAAAcaacaaattttcaatttacaaaCTCAGTTTTTAGAAATTAATGCAAAGCAAACTGCAACCATCTTGTCATAAGTAATTAAGCAAATTGCAACAATCTTGtcataagttattttaaaaggaaaaagactcaaatatgtcatcgaaatattttatcaaccgttaaaattttagttcatctatattttttttgtttgagaaaagttcatctatgccattatttgtaaatcaaaaatatttccgGTTTTACAAAACCATCTTTACACGTggtcaattatgattcaatCACGTCAttgtttaaattactttttaaaagaaaaaaagttcaaatgcaccatcgaactttgagaaaaaagcTCATTCATGTCATCTATTAAAAGTTTGGTCATCTATTAAAAGTTTcagttaataaataattacatgAATTAgctttttctcaaataaaaatatataaataaattaaattcttaACGAATAACATAAATGAGTCTCCCACGCCAACCAAAGAAAAATGTCAAGTTCATTGGATTCTAACTTTGAGAGTTTGAGGACAGGATACATTAATTAACAAGTTGGCAAGAAGTTTTAATTACTTCAGAGCAATCATTATACACTGTCCACACCTAAATTTTCTTCTATCAAGAAAAAGTCAAAGTTcaattatatgaaataattaaaagaacaaaactttaaattataaaatgacaCATAAAGCTAAATACATACATGGTCAAAGTTCATAATAAGTGAAAGTACAGATGCAGGGAATGCATTAAACTTAAAAgtctttaattaaaataaaataaaataaaaattacatcaTTAATGAACATGCCTATATTCTTGCagaatttctctattttcacacatagaaaaagaagattaattgggaagaaaaaaagagattcTAATTTCAATGATTCATgtgattaattttttgttttgtttatcaatgttatttttttctaatgaaGGGGATGAATCCCACATCGGTGAAGGTCGAGATTCTGACAACTTATAAAGTTTGGACAatcatttattttatctaaGCTAGCTTTTGAATCGTAAATTAAACTTAAAACCTAATTAGATATGATATTATAAAGTCTGATTCGGTGTGGCCCCTAGGGTCCCGTACAATTGCACAATCctaatatttttgtgtgttcAATTAAATAGCATCATATAAAACGAAACGGAGAATTTGTTAGAACTTTTTTCACACACTCAAATTGTTCGTGTTTATAAGAAAATCATACATAAGAATTTAAGAAGTATCCTCCTTTACATGGTGCCCCTCACCCTTCTTCTCTTTTTATGTGAACACTAAATATTTTGTGCATAacttattaaagaaaaatcttACTTGCACTCGTGTTTCTACCAATTTATCAATCACTTAATCAGGGTTAAtagataattataaaaaaaaattagggggGTGGGGGGTTGCTTTTGACATAAGAATCCAAAGTTTTTGTTAAGGATCATGTTTGCTAATTAGTGGACATAAGACATTAATCgaataattaaaacatttttcataagAATCTTATCGagcaatcaagaaaatatttcttgTGCTTTGCTACTTATTTTAATTAAGgcttaaaaaaattagttatcTTGGAGCCCTGTGCCCTACATAAAGCAAACAAAAGTTAActgaaaataactaaaataagaTTGATTACTTATCAGAGATTGTGGTGAAGTGATAAAGActctttcattcttaattagagGTCTCAATTCGAGTCAGAGATTGTGGTGGAGTGATAAATGATCTTTCATCGGTAGGATTTTTCGATGCGAATTCGAATTTAGTTGAGCTATAGGAGACATCAGATGAAAAAAAGGATTGATTACTTcttaatcaataaaaatatctcaaatcttATTCTTCACTCGCTGTCCACatacatttaattaattaattaacacatGCTAACGGTGAGAATTACGAGGTAATAGTCACAATTGTTCACATTTCAGCAAACAATTAAACAGTAATTTAAGTAAAGTAACCTTTTTTTAACTGATATTATcttccttattattattataattattttagcaaatcttattctttttagaaaatctcttcttctttggatgcttttaagaaaagatatgAAATGACTCACTTGAATTAAGTTAGCCTGCAACTATTTCCAAGTTTAATTAGTATTTTGAATACATTttgcatattttattatataagagaTTAAGTTTTATACATCGCCAttataacaaatattttatattatcatattaattaaaaataagtatttaataagTATTCACTTATAAGATGTatagtaaaattaaattgatattataatattttattttatttcggTTTTTCACTTTGTATCCAGTATTTATATTGGAACCCGACTATTTTGGATTCACGCTGCGTAAGGTCCAAATCAAAGAAAAACGCTTtctatcaaaaattatttcatacACAAAACTCAAACTCGAGACCTATAATAAAGGGTGGAACAACCTCATTGGTGAAGTTATAATATGGATGTCAGCACCGTGCACATAgaatgtaaattttattttcattataatagGTGTAAAAACTATTTACAGAGCAAAAGCACCTTTTTAATTAAACCTTCATTACTTTAATTATGAGTCAGAGCTGCagtaatatattttatgttgtttatagaccaaaattaataatcaaaaGAACTTGGAATCCAATGTAGCATTAACTGGATCCTTGTGGACACccagaaattgaaaaaagatatttaagaaaaaggtgcaagcaaaacaaaagttatttaaaatgttatcttttttaaaaaaattaatttactttCTTCATTCCAAAGTGTGGTTTTAACTATCAAAAAAAGAGTATCTCAAAATAAatgtcattttaaaaatttacgAAAAAATTAGTATGTTTTTCAACTATACATTTATATTAACGAATTATTTCTTCTTAATAGGGCTTATTCTCAAGAAACATCttataaatttgattaatttagtaaattataattatatttattacttttcttAATGGAGTGAAATGAGTTACAAGtgacatatattttgaaatgCAGGGCGTGATATATTATAAATACATCATATTATGAATGCCCATTACACAATTTTCTATATTAGTttgaaatcaaacaaataaCTTGCCAGCAATTTTATTCTATAAATAGAAAGCCAATTCACTAGTTGAAGAATATATTAGTctctatatttgtatttgatatATTTACTTTATAATCTCTATCTTATAATACATAATGGGCACTCCAATAATGATGTCTCCAAATACAcattttaattttgagaaataaaactgATGTATTTGGAAATTGTGGTGTCTcgacaataaataaatattcatttgaCCCCCTTTAGAGAAAATTGGGAGAGGCCTTTGTGTAACTTTGTAAGAGGTTGGTTGGATGGAGATTAAAGCAGTGATTACAATAgtaaaatgaaaacaaaatatcaaacaaaTGTCATTCAAATATATGTAGCCTTACAACTTGCGATCTAATTCTTGCAATATTTAAGAGGCATTTCAATTGTCCTCACAACTCTGGTACAACAAATGTATTTGGAGCTATGGAAACTTGATTCAAGCCTGAGAAAATTGTAAACAAGGAACCTGTTAGTTATGAATATAAACCGAAACGTAAGGCAAAGGAGTGTTTCGTATACAAGTCTTAAGGATTCTGTATTTATACCAAAGGTGGTGAAGTTGAGTACaataacatacccagtgtaatcccacaagtgtgGTCTGGGGAGGATAGGATGTACACAAAACTAACCCCTACACCTTCGTGAGGGTAGAAAGGTTGTTTCCTATAGACCCTTAGGTCGACAGAAAAGAAAAGGATCTGAAGCATGGTAGCAAGAAAATATGACAACAAAATAGCAAGATACAACGCAACAGATAAAACTTGGCTAATATGCACTTGATAAATTTCTATATATCTATCTTACACTTATATGTAGAGCTAAACTCCAGAAAAGACCTACCAAGTAACAGAAAAGAGCACCACAAACAGGCAACCTATTTTAAACCAGCCTATATTATCATCTGGTACTTCAACAATGAAAAGATGTATTTCACACATGAGGGAAAAAAAATGCATTAGAATACAGATTCTTCCATTATATACTTCTTTAAAGTGTAAAGCTACAGATGGGACTTCTACAGTACTACTATCAGAGAAGAACATAGCCGGAAATAATGTATTCCTCAATAAACTGACACTTAAATGTACAAAATGATAAAAACACCCTAGAAGCAGCATAATGAGCACCAACACAGAAAGAGGTAGACCTTTTATTCAAAGGTACGAGGACACAACAGCATGAGGCAAAATATACTTCAACATATTTTAAACTATGCAGTACATGCACTATATATGTATGAGTGGAAGTGTGGAACTATAGATATTCCGGTTCTTCCCACTCCATGCCCAAATAAATGACTTCGTGTGTGTGCTCATGTTTTAGAATCTGACATAATTGAACTAGACTATTCTCAATTTTTTACAACAAGAATACTTTTTAACTTATTGTTTTGACTTTTCAGCCTCAAACTTATGGGACATCTTCAGTATGTCAAGTGCCCAAAAGGCCAAAAGTGTGCCTGAAATTGAGTATGCATAATAATGATCAGGAAGGAAAAGCTGCATTGCATTTAGAAGTAACAACctgttgtttcttcttcttcggtCTCCTCTTTCTTCGGGGTTTTCGAGCATCAGAGTTGGAGCTGATATTTCCACTGTTGCCTGTGAGTGAATCTGCAGGTCTTCCTTTTCTGAAGGTAGATCTATTAATGCTATCTGATGTGTTGCTGGAGGTTGACATGTCACGGAAAGATGATTTCTTACTTGTAGATCCTCCAAACCGTGATTTTTTATTTGCTGAATGACTAAAAGACTTGCTCGAAGGACGAGGTGGTGGCATTAGAGCACGGGCAGATATTTGCTTCTGCATACACCATTTCAAATGGTAAGAAACTACGTTAATATTTAAATCCAAAGTCAATTTTCAGCAGCAAAAGTCCAATTGAAAGAGACCTGATTTTTTTCATCGCTGGACATGCTAGAAGCTGCTTTCCCAGATGCACTAGAAGCTTGTTCTCTGCAATAAAAGTATTTTTGTTTTCGTTATAATGATCAACGAGAAAAGGGCTCACAAGATCGATCATTATGTGAGCACTAATCACCTTCTACAGACCCCAAAAGGAACTCCAATTTTTGTTAAAAAGTGGGAGGTGGACACTAACTGATCCGGGATTGAGGCATAGTGTTGTTTGTTTGGTCTAAGAAATGAAGAATCTAGAACAAAGAGTTCACAAGTGGACTCAACCTGAACCACGAGGGGCGTACTCTACTCCCTTTCATTGA
It encodes the following:
- the LOC125871474 gene encoding auxin-responsive protein IAA4-like; the protein is MTSIVGNQKDLNFKATELRLGLPGTEDQESDQEISNSKNNNKRALPESTHDEEDCESKSSSDHVKTPPVAKAQIVGWPPVRSNRKNIIQPKKTESESGMYVKVSMDGAPYLRKIDLKMYKCYQELLKALENMFKLTIGEYSEREGYKGSEFAPAYEDKDGDLMLVGDVPWEMFMSSCKRLRIMKGSEARGLGCGV